A single Blattabacterium sp. (Mastotermes darwiniensis) str. MADAR DNA region contains:
- a CDS encoding rhomboid family intramembrane serine protease — protein sequence MNISNFNADAVKHLISINILVYTATFVFSQYKIESVLSLYHPLDDRFELYQIFTHMFVHSKRIFLHIIFNMLALFMFGWKIETLLGIKKFMIIYFLSGILAALLQIVFNTGILYYFVHTLDFSKAKKIFDYLNQEQRINLYSSMYSPMMGSSGAVSGIVGAFARYFPEHKIFILPFPFPIAVRKAIFIFIFGSFLSVIFNLSPGVAHFAHIGGILSGYFIGNFFLKKEKNIF from the coding sequence GTGAATATCTCAAATTTTAATGCAGATGCTGTAAAGCACTTAATTAGTATTAATATACTTGTATATACAGCTACCTTTGTTTTTTCACAATACAAAATAGAAAGTGTTTTATCTTTATATCATCCTTTGGATGATAGGTTTGAATTGTATCAGATTTTTACTCATATGTTTGTCCATTCCAAACGGATTTTTTTGCACATAATTTTCAATATGTTAGCCTTATTCATGTTTGGATGGAAGATAGAAACTTTATTAGGGATAAAAAAATTTATGATAATATATTTTTTATCAGGAATATTAGCAGCTTTATTACAAATAGTATTCAATACTGGTATTCTGTATTATTTTGTTCATACATTAGACTTTTCCAAAGCGAAAAAAATATTTGATTATTTGAATCAGGAACAACGTATCAATCTTTATAGTTCTATGTATTCTCCTATGATGGGATCATCTGGAGCCGTAAGTGGAATAGTAGGGGCTTTCGCTAGATATTTTCCAGAACATAAAATATTTATTTTACCTTTTCCTTTTCCAATTGCCGTACGAAAAGCTATTTTTATTTTTATTTTTGGAAGTTTTCTTTCTGTAATTTTTAATTTATCGCCTGGAGTTGCACATTTTGCTCATATTGGAGGAATATTATCCGGTTATTTTATAGGAAACTTTTTTTTAAAAAAAGAAAAAAATATCTTTTAA
- the mnmA gene encoding tRNA 2-thiouridine(34) synthase MnmA, whose protein sequence is MKRVVVGLSGGVDSSVAALLLKKKGYEVIGLFMHNWDNYSSSNNQCTWLEDSIDAMLVSKELNIPFQVIEMKKEYKNSILNYMFDEYRSGRTPNPDILCNREIKFNVFLKIAMDLGADFIATGHYVNKKIIIKNNKIIYRLLIGKDSNKDQSYFLCQLTQYQLEKSIFPLGMLTKNQVRKIAEINGLCNAKKKDSQGLCFVGKIKLSKFLQQEIIPKKGEIINIDSNASIYKKKKRSFLSKEEELFFLSKNKKYKKSDGKLIGYHKGAQFFTKGQRKGISVGGYKKALFVLETDIQENIVYTGMGKTHPGLYKKSLFIKEKDIHWIREDLSLLNGEKMEVFCRIRYRQPLQKSLLYKMKNGMFIEFETMQCAITEGQFAVWYLEKELIGSGVIS, encoded by the coding sequence ATGAAAAGAGTAGTGGTAGGACTTTCAGGAGGGGTTGATTCCAGTGTTGCTGCTTTACTTCTTAAAAAAAAAGGTTATGAAGTTATTGGTTTATTTATGCATAATTGGGATAATTATAGTTCCAGTAATAATCAGTGTACTTGGTTAGAAGATAGTATTGATGCTATGTTGGTATCTAAAGAATTGAATATTCCTTTTCAAGTAATAGAAATGAAAAAAGAATACAAGAATTCTATTCTCAATTATATGTTTGATGAATATAGATCTGGGAGGACTCCTAATCCAGATATATTGTGTAACAGAGAGATAAAATTCAATGTTTTTTTGAAAATAGCTATGGATTTAGGAGCTGATTTTATTGCTACAGGTCATTATGTTAATAAAAAAATAATTATAAAAAATAATAAAATTATTTATCGTCTTTTGATTGGAAAGGATTCCAATAAAGATCAATCGTATTTTTTATGTCAATTAACACAATATCAATTAGAAAAATCTATATTTCCATTAGGAATGTTGACCAAAAATCAAGTACGAAAAATAGCAGAAATAAATGGATTATGTAACGCCAAGAAGAAAGATTCTCAAGGATTATGTTTTGTTGGAAAAATTAAATTATCCAAATTTCTTCAACAAGAAATTATTCCGAAAAAAGGAGAGATCATTAATATAGATTCAAATGCATCAATATATAAAAAAAAAAAGAGATCCTTTTTATCCAAAGAGGAAGAATTATTCTTTCTATCTAAGAATAAAAAATATAAAAAGTCAGATGGAAAATTAATTGGATATCATAAAGGAGCTCAATTTTTTACAAAGGGACAACGTAAAGGAATTTCTGTAGGAGGATATAAGAAAGCTCTTTTTGTTCTAGAGACAGATATTCAAGAAAATATTGTTTATACAGGAATGGGGAAAACTCATCCTGGGTTATATAAAAAATCCTTATTCATTAAGGAAAAAGATATTCATTGGATACGAGAAGATCTTTCTCTTCTTAATGGAGAAAAAATGGAGGTTTTTTGTAGAATTCGTTACAGACAACCATTGCAAAAATCCTTGTTATATAAGATGAAAAATGGAATGTTTATAGAATTTGAAACAATGCAATGTGCAATCACTGAAGGACAATTTGCCGTTTGGTATCTTGAAAAAGAATTAATAGGATCCGGAGTTATTTCATAA
- the dapB gene encoding 4-hydroxy-tetrahydrodipicolinate reductase, with amino-acid sequence MNIAIIGYGKMGKSIEKIAKVRNHKISFFSNKSPCPILLKKSDVAIEFSRPDSAFKNIKICIENHIPIVCGTTGWIEKLHLVKDLCEKNNGTFLYSSNFSIGMNIFHEINHKLSKLLSPYSINYEVKIEEIHHKEKLDKPSGTALVLAKSVLNNQMKKTWTLDPNKKKDKILIVSKRIENIPGIHIVTYQSKMESIEMQHKAHNRDVFAIGAIIAAEWIKDKKGIFSMKEVLGI; translated from the coding sequence ATGAATATAGCTATAATAGGATATGGAAAAATGGGAAAATCTATAGAAAAAATAGCAAAAGTTAGAAATCATAAAATTTCCTTTTTTTCTAACAAAAGTCCTTGTCCCATTTTACTGAAAAAGTCAGATGTAGCAATAGAATTTAGCCGACCTGATTCTGCCTTTAAGAATATAAAGATTTGCATAGAAAATCATATTCCTATAGTATGTGGAACTACAGGATGGATAGAAAAACTTCATCTTGTTAAAGATTTATGTGAAAAAAATAATGGAACTTTTCTATACTCTTCGAATTTTAGTATAGGAATGAATATATTTCATGAAATTAATCATAAATTGTCAAAATTGCTATCCCCATATTCTATAAATTACGAAGTAAAAATTGAAGAAATTCATCATAAAGAAAAATTAGATAAACCTAGTGGAACTGCTTTGGTTTTAGCAAAAAGTGTTCTCAATAATCAAATGAAAAAAACATGGACTTTAGATCCCAATAAAAAAAAAGATAAAATATTAATCGTTTCAAAACGAATTGAAAATATCCCAGGAATACATATAGTTACATATCAATCTAAAATGGAAAGTATTGAAATGCAACACAAAGCTCATAATAGAGACGTATTTGCAATTGGAGCTATTATTGCTGCAGAATGGATCAAAGATAAAAAAGGGATTTTTTCTATGAAAGAAGTATTAGGGATATAA
- the lepB gene encoding signal peptidase I, whose product MFQYILFSGIFLLFEHFIHVLGTWRLYKKLGITYHKVIIPIYNIILLFKINRIPVWFLFLLFFPLTSIFLLVFLWINLLKMFGKNRRRDIFLFLFTFGWYIFYINYSYSKNIVVASKIKKFKEDTGSSIVLAMILSFLTHTYIVQPFSIPTSSMEGTLLVGDFILVSKIHYGLRMPITPLSIPFTHNTILGKWKSYISFQWPYFRLPPIKNIRRNDIVVFNFPKDVKHKVIDRKENYIKRCVGLPGDSIFIKNGIVFINHQKEKSSKEKQHGYLIKTKNIPLNIEFIKDHLDVEDVEFIEENNDEYLYQIMLTEKKAIQIKNLFDNIIFIKKYILPIHFKEESIFPNNLGWNRDFFGPLLIPKKGDFIKLNSKNINIYYDLIVDEGNNIEKKYFINHKRNNYYRIKKNYYFMMGDNRDNSYDSRYWGFVPEDHIVGKPIFIWMSIDWNRENPLNFFNWKFRWNRMMTTINGKNSYLSFFFAFLFSYILFYKTIKNSS is encoded by the coding sequence ATGTTTCAATATATTTTATTTAGTGGTATTTTTTTATTATTTGAACATTTTATTCATGTTCTAGGTACATGGAGGCTTTATAAGAAATTAGGAATAACTTATCATAAGGTAATTATTCCCATATACAATATTATTCTCCTCTTTAAAATTAATCGTATACCTGTCTGGTTTTTGTTTCTTTTGTTTTTTCCATTAACAAGTATTTTTCTACTTGTATTTTTATGGATAAATTTACTTAAAATGTTTGGAAAAAATAGAAGAAGAGATATTTTTTTATTTTTATTTACCTTTGGATGGTATATATTTTATATAAACTACTCCTACTCCAAAAATATTGTTGTTGCATCTAAAATTAAAAAATTTAAGGAAGATACTGGATCTAGTATTGTATTGGCTATGATTCTTTCTTTCCTTACACATACTTATATAGTTCAACCTTTTTCTATTCCTACTTCTTCTATGGAAGGAACTTTACTGGTAGGAGATTTTATATTAGTAAGCAAAATCCATTATGGATTGCGTATGCCTATTACACCTCTATCTATTCCATTTACACATAACACTATTCTTGGAAAATGGAAATCTTACATTTCTTTTCAATGGCCTTATTTCCGTCTTCCTCCTATAAAAAACATAAGAAGAAACGATATTGTAGTTTTCAATTTTCCTAAAGATGTAAAACACAAAGTGATAGATAGAAAAGAGAATTATATCAAACGTTGTGTAGGGTTACCAGGTGATTCAATTTTCATAAAAAATGGAATTGTATTTATCAATCATCAAAAAGAAAAATCATCAAAAGAAAAGCAACATGGATACTTGATTAAAACAAAAAATATTCCATTAAATATAGAATTTATCAAAGACCACTTGGATGTGGAAGATGTAGAATTTATAGAAGAAAACAATGACGAATATCTTTATCAAATAATGTTAACAGAAAAAAAAGCAATACAAATAAAAAACTTATTTGATAATATAATTTTTATAAAAAAATATATTTTACCAATTCATTTTAAAGAAGAATCTATATTTCCAAACAATCTTGGTTGGAATAGAGATTTTTTTGGTCCGTTATTGATTCCTAAAAAAGGAGATTTTATTAAATTGAATTCAAAAAACATTAATATTTATTATGATCTTATTGTAGATGAAGGAAACAATATTGAAAAAAAATATTTCATAAACCATAAAAGAAATAATTATTATAGAATAAAAAAAAACTATTATTTCATGATGGGGGATAACAGAGATAATTCTTACGATTCTCGTTATTGGGGTTTTGTTCCAGAAGATCATATAGTAGGAAAACCTATATTCATATGGATGAGTATTGATTGGAATAGAGAAAATCCCTTAAATTTTTTTAATTGGAAATTTCGCTGGAATCGTATGATGACTACTATAAATGGGAAAAATTCTTATTTGTCCTTTTTTTTTGCATTTCTATTTTCTTATATTTTATTCTATAAGACAATAAAAAATTCGTCTTAA